In Zingiber officinale cultivar Zhangliang chromosome 1A, Zo_v1.1, whole genome shotgun sequence, a genomic segment contains:
- the LOC122039063 gene encoding agamous-like MADS-box protein AGL80: MARKKVKLAWIPNDATRRATFKKRKKGLMKKVSELATLCGVEACLVVYGPHDAADAEPEVWPSPEEAARVATRLRSMPDMDQWRKMINQEGFLRLRAAKLQDQLRRQERENRELEVNLFAHEIMAGGRSLDDIGLNDAVVLAQMIDMKLKLVQNRLGKETVRMLPFPAAEPVPLEILPRKNWFVEEDIKPLTSGGSSINPWMVGEEVMPLSYVETIKQPWLELEPEGIAPLSYVEPNFNPWMMDPNGLFMN, encoded by the coding sequence ATGGcgaggaagaaggtgaagctcGCATGGATCCCCAACGACGCCACGAGACGCGCCACCTTCAAGAAGCGGAAGAAGGGCTTGATGAAGAAGGTGAGCGAGCTCGCCACGCTCTGCGGCGTCGAGGCGTGCCTGGTCGTCTACGGGCCTCATGATGCGGCGGATGCGGAGCCGGAGGTGTGGCCGTCGCCGGAGGAGGCGGCCCGCGTGGCCACGCGCTTAAGGAGCATGCCGGACATGGACCAGTGGCGCAAGATGATCAACCAGGAGGGCTTCCTCCGTTTGCGCGCCGCCAAGCTGCAGGACCAGCTCCGCCGCCAGGAGCGCGAGAACAGGGAGCTCGAAGTGAACCTCTTCGCCCACGAGATTATGGCCGGCGGCCGGAGCCTGGACGACATCGGCCTAAACGACGCGGTGGTACTGGCGCAGATGATAGACATGAAGCTGAAGCTGGTGCAGAACAGGCTAGGAAAGGAGACGGTGAGGATGCTGCCGTTTCCGGCGGCCGAGCCCGTGCCGTTGGAGATTCTGCCGAGGAAAAACTGGTTCGTTGAGGAAGATATCAAACCGCTGACTTCTGGTGGGAGCAGCATCAATCCATGGATGGTCGGGGAAGAGGTGATGCCATTGTCCTACGTGGAGACGATCAAACAGCCATGGCTGGAACTGGAACCAGAAGGGATCGCGCCATTGTCGTACGTTGAGCCCAACTTCAATCCATGGATGATGGATCCTAATGGTCTTTTCATGAACTGA
- the LOC122015524 gene encoding mediator of RNA polymerase II transcription subunit 28-like encodes MADQPQQQQSTSSEPEKGELPGIRSRVSSRSPMSVEALPAQMESPSASSPSQRDEMMACVVALEAALLPCLPARELQAVDRSVHSSHQIDVERHAREFMEAAKKLQLYFISLQREDQPTREKMLRKEISAMEEELKSKSDLIKQQEKLVEEWRKELKEQLQRHITELERV; translated from the exons ATGGCGGACCAGCCGCAGCAGCAGCAATCCACTTCGTCGGAGCCTGAGAAAGGTGAGCTCCCAGGTATCCGTTCTAGGGTTTCGTCTAGGTCTCCCATGTCCGTGGAGGCGCTACCCGCTCAAATGGAATCTCCCTCCGCCTCGTCGCCGTCTCAGAGGGACGAAATGATGGCCTGCGTGGTGGCTCTGGAGGCGGCGCTACTTCCTTGCCTCCCTGCTCGTGAGCTCCAGGCTGTTGATCGTTCCGTCCACTCCTCTCACCAAA TTGATGTTGAGCGACACGCAAGAGAATTCATGGAGGCAGCTAAAAAGCTCCAGTTGTACTTTATTAGCCTACAGCGTGAAGATCAACCTACAAGGGAGAAAATGCTTCGCAAG GAGATTTCCGCAATGGAGGAAGAGTTGAAATCAAAGTCTGATTTGATCAAGCAGCAGGAGAAATTGGTTGAGGAGTGGAGAAAAGAATTGAAAGAACAACTTCAAAGGCATATAACGGAGTTAGAGAGGGTGTAG
- the LOC122015534 gene encoding auxin transporter-like protein 1: MQQKQAEEAIVSRSNSTLKEELEQDIDVGEGEEEAAGAHGFSMKNFLWHGGSAWDAWFSCASNQVAQVLLTLPYSFSQLGMASGVIFQLFYGFMGSWTAYLISVLYIEYRSRKEKENVNFKNHVIQWFEVLDGLLGPYWKAIGLAFNCTFLLFGSVIQLIACASNIYYINDRLDKRTWTYIFGACCATTVFIPSFHNYRIWSFLGLGMTTYTAWYLAIAAIVHGQADGVTHSGPTKLMLYFTGATNILYTFGGHAVTVEIMHAMWKPQKFKYIYLLATLYVFTLTLPSAAAVYWAFGDELLNHSNAFSLLPKSRWRDAAVILMLIHQFITFGFACTPLYFVWEKVIGMHDANSICVRAVARLPVVVPIWFLAIIFPFFGPINSAVGALLVSFTVYIIPAMAHILTYRTSAARQNAAEKPPFFLPSWTAMFVANAFVVGWVLVVGFGLGGWASVTNFVKQVDTFGLFAKCYQCPKPQPLPAAGPQQPLH; the protein is encoded by the exons atgcagcaGAAGCAGGCAGAGGAGGCGATAGTGTCGCGGAGCAACAGCACCTTGAAGGAGGAGCTGGAGCAGGACATCGACGTCGGGGAGGGAGAAGAAGAGGCCGCCGGCGCGCATGGATTCAGCATGAAGAACTTCCTCTGGCACGGCGGCTCCGCCTGGGACGCCTGGTTCAGCTGCGCGTCCAATCAA GTGGCGCAGGTGCTGCTGACGCTGCCGTACTCGTTCTCGCAGCTGGGGATGGCGTCGGGGGTGATCTTTCAGCTCTTCTACGGCTTCATGGGAAGCTGGACCGCCTACCTCATCAGCGTCCTCTACATCGAGTACCGCTCtaggaaggagaaggagaacgTTAATTTTAAGAATCATGTCATCCAG TGGTTCGAGGTGTTGGATGGGCTGCTGGGACCGTACTGGAAGGCCATTGGACTCGCCTTTAACTGCACCTTCCTCCTCTTCGGCTCCGTCATCCAACTCATCGCTTGTGCCAg TAACATTTACTACATCAATGATCGGCTGGACAAGAGGACATGGACCTACATATTTGGCGCCTGCTGCGCCACCACCGTCTTCATCCCTTCCTTCCACAACTACAGGATCTGGTCCTTCCTCGGCCTCGGCATGACCACCTACACCGCTTGGTACCTCGCCATCGCCGCCATCGTCCACGGACAG GCCGACGGCGTGACGCACTCCGGTCCAACCAAACTGATGCTCTACTTCACCGGCGCCACCAACATCCTCTACACCTTCGGCGGCCACGCCGTCACCGT GGAGATCATGCACGCGATGTGGAAACCACAAAAGTTCAAGTATATTTACTTGCTGGCGACGCTGTACGTGTTCACGCTGACGCTGCCGTCGGCGGCGGCCGTGTACTGGGCGTTCGGCGACGAGCTGCTGAACCACTCCAACGCGTTCTCGCTGCTCCCCAAGTCGCGGTGGCGGGACGCGGCGGTGATCCTGATGCTGATCCACCAGTTCATCACCTTCGGCTTCGCCTGCACGCCGCTGTACTTCGTGTGGGAGAAGGTGATCGGGATGCACGACGCCAACAGCATCTGCGTCCGCGCCGTCGCCCGCCTCCCCGTCGTCGTTCCCATCTGGTTCCTCGCCATCATCTTCCCCTTCTTCGGCCCCATCAACTCCGCTGTCGGCGCCCTACTCGTCAGCTTCACGGTCTACATCATCCCCGCCATGGCCCACATCCTCACTTACCGCACCTCCGCCGCGCGCCAG AACGCGGCGGAGAAGCCGCCCTTCTTCCTCCCGAGCTGGACGGCGATGTTCGTCGCCAACGCCTTCGTCGTGGGGTGGGTTCTGGTCGTCGGATTCGGGCTGGGCGGGTGGGCGAGTGTGACCAACTTCGTGAAGCAAGTGGACACCTTCGGCCTCTTCGCCAAGTGCTACCAGTGCCCCAAACCGCAACCACTGCCTGCTGCCGGACCGCAGCAGCCGCTTCACTGA